The Humulus lupulus chromosome 3, drHumLupu1.1, whole genome shotgun sequence genome window below encodes:
- the LOC133824487 gene encoding FHA domain-containing protein At4g14490-like — MALKLEITQGPRAGETLEYRPGSTIRIGRVVRGNNLTIKDSGISTKHLSLESESGKWLLQDLGSSNGSFLNDQLIDPDVPVDLSDGDCIKIGESTSISVKIEVHDGSYLRRSSRRGVQEKDGGASGATNRGRRGKVAKEKEKEVECALGVENAEAVDVVEVVEKPRRGRKPRVLKSVVEEKEKEEQEHEDKMGQLRQVRTRRTRSSKKEENAVSCSVLEKIPENSDVEGGQVKVGNKKSTRAGGGTRRRKNSPQKSPDYVEVIDLKDELIMREHECEKAVSELGVEEVCEKAVGEHRVEEIGEKEDHGRDACGISGEAKKDSASGSKEKLGESGKELDLEKMTLGEWFDYLEIALPKQIIEASEEMIKGMRLKAERVHNYMVEHENEKAKVPVGKS; from the coding sequence ATGGCTCTCAAACTTGAAATCACCCAAGGTCCTCGAGCCGGAGAAACCCTAGAATACCGGCCCGGATCCACCATTCGAATCGGTCGTGTTGTCCGGGGTAATAACCTCACCATCAAAGACTCCGGCATCTCCACCAAGCACCTCTCCCTCGAATCCGAATCTGGCAAATGGCTACTTCAAGACCTCGGCTCCTCCAACGGCTCTTTCCTCAACGACCAACTGATCGACCCCGACGTCCCCGTCGATCTCAGTGACGGAGACTGCATCAAGATTGGAGAATCCACTTCCATCTCCGTCAAGATTGAAGTCCACGATGGGAGCTACTTGAGGCGGAGCTCTAGGCGTGGAGTTCAGGAGAAGGATGGTGGAGCTTCTGGTGCGACTAATCGGGGTAGGAGAGGTAAGGTTGCGAAGGAAAAGGAGAAGGAAGTGGAATGTGCTTTGGGGGTGGAGAATGCAGAGGCGGTGGATGTAGTTGAGGTGGTTGAGAAACCAAGGCGGGGGAGGAAACCTAGGGTTTTGAAGAGTGTGGTtgaggagaaggagaaggaggagcAAGAGCATGAAGATAAAATGGGGCAGCTGCGGCAAGTGAGAACGAGGCGAACTCGGAGCTCCAAAAAGGAGGAAAATGCAGTGTCTTGTTCAGTTCTTGAGAAAATTCCAGAGAATTCTGATGTAGAAGGTGGACAAGTTAAGGTTGGCAATAAGAAGAGTACTCGTGCCGGCGGTGGCACAAGGAGGAGGAAGAATTCACCACAGAAGTCGCCTGATTATGTTGAAGTTATTGATCTTAAGGATGAGTTGATTATGAGGGAACATGAGTGTGAAAAGGCAGTCAGCGAGCTTGGTGTCGAAGAAGTTTGTGAAAAGGCCGTCGGGGAGCATCGTGTTGAAGAAATTGGTGAAAAGGAGGATCATGGCAGAGATGCTTGTGGCATCAGTGGAGAGGCAAAAAAGGATAGTGCTTCTGGTTCTAAAGAGAAGTTGGGTGAATCTGGAAAGGAGCTGGATTTGGAGAAGATGACACTTGGAGAGTGGTTTGATTATTTGGAGATTGCTTTGCCGAAACAGATAATTGAAGCAAGTGAGGAGATGATCAAGGGTATGAGACTGAAAGCCGAAAGGGTTCACAATTACATGGTAGAGCATGAGAATGAGAAGGCCAAAGTGCCTGTAGGCAAGAGTTAG